One Gordonia mangrovi genomic region harbors:
- a CDS encoding TadE family type IV pilus minor pilin, with product MVTVEGAYAIAAIVSTVVIGVGAVAGASVQIRCTDAAREAARLAAIGDASAESTAQAIAGSDARVTLQDRGSHVAAEVRDDVPLLPVVQLSARAVAAKEPESSAIGHTTGDQPP from the coding sequence ATGGTCACGGTCGAGGGAGCATATGCGATCGCTGCCATCGTCTCCACTGTCGTGATCGGGGTCGGTGCGGTGGCGGGCGCCAGTGTGCAGATCCGCTGTACTGACGCCGCCCGGGAAGCGGCGCGACTGGCCGCGATCGGCGATGCCTCGGCAGAGTCGACAGCGCAGGCGATCGCCGGCTCCGACGCCCGAGTCACCCTGCAGGACAGGGGCTCACACGTGGCTGCCGAGGTACGCGACGACGTGCCGCTGCTGCCGGTGGTGCAGTTGTCCGCTCGGGCCGTCGCGGCGAAGGAACCCGAGTCCTCGGCAATCGGCCACACCACCGGGGATCAGCCGCCCTGA
- a CDS encoding TIGR03857 family LLM class F420-dependent oxidoreductase produces the protein MPEARVLDELGYYLLAGAGGTGPAALVDETRQGEALGLGTAFISERWNLKEAASLTGAACAVSDRMHIATAATNHNTRHPLITASWATTMHRLSGGRFTLGLGRGIAAMYQAFGVPPVTTAQMEDFAQVMRRLWRGEMIFGHDGPIGSYDLLYLDSDFDEDIRLALVAFGPQTLALGGRAFDDVILHTFFTPDTVRRSVQTVKRAAEQAGRDPDTVRVWSCLATVGDHLPDEVRLTKTVARLATYLQGYGDLLVRTNDWDPMVLQRFREDSVVTSIPGGIDHKATTDQIEHIAGLIPDEWLEPSATGSSQQCATRIREEFGHGADAVIMHGATPDELAPVVAAYRAGDSRAAAGTSRPGPTVSVRPE, from the coding sequence GTGCCGGAAGCGCGGGTGCTCGACGAACTCGGTTATTACCTGCTGGCCGGTGCCGGCGGCACCGGACCGGCGGCGCTGGTGGACGAGACCCGGCAGGGTGAGGCGTTGGGCCTGGGCACCGCGTTCATCTCCGAGCGGTGGAACCTCAAGGAGGCGGCGTCGCTGACCGGGGCGGCCTGCGCGGTCAGCGACCGGATGCACATCGCCACGGCGGCAACCAATCACAACACGCGCCACCCCCTGATCACGGCGTCCTGGGCCACCACCATGCACCGATTGTCCGGCGGCCGGTTCACGTTGGGGCTGGGTCGGGGGATCGCCGCGATGTACCAGGCGTTCGGCGTCCCGCCGGTCACCACCGCGCAGATGGAGGATTTCGCCCAAGTGATGCGCCGGCTGTGGCGTGGTGAGATGATCTTCGGTCACGACGGGCCGATCGGATCCTATGATCTGCTGTATCTGGATTCGGATTTCGACGAGGACATCCGGCTGGCGCTGGTGGCGTTCGGACCGCAGACCCTGGCTCTCGGCGGACGCGCATTCGACGACGTCATCCTGCACACGTTCTTCACGCCGGATACGGTGCGGCGCAGCGTGCAGACGGTCAAACGCGCCGCCGAGCAGGCCGGCCGGGACCCCGATACCGTCCGGGTGTGGTCGTGCCTGGCGACCGTCGGCGACCACCTACCGGACGAGGTGCGGTTGACCAAGACGGTGGCACGGCTGGCCACCTACCTGCAGGGGTACGGCGACCTGCTCGTACGGACCAACGACTGGGACCCGATGGTGCTGCAGCGCTTCCGGGAGGACTCCGTGGTGACGTCGATCCCCGGGGGCATCGACCACAAGGCCACCACCGACCAGATCGAGCACATCGCCGGCCTCATCCCCGACGAGTGGCTCGAGCCATCGGCCACCGGGTCGTCGCAGCAGTGTGCGACGCGCATCCGGGAGGAGTTCGGTCACGGCGCCGATGCCGTCATCATGCACGGTGCGACGCCCGACGAACTCGCACCCGTGGTGGCCGCCTACCGCGCGGGTGACAGCCGAGCGGCAGCCGGGACCTCGCGACCCGGCCCGACGGTCAGTGTTCGTCCGGAATGA
- the topA gene encoding type I DNA topoisomerase has product MADSSTATPTTGSSTRRLVIVESPTKARKIAGYLGANYVVESSRGHIRDLPRGAADVPAKYKGQPWARLGVNVDDNFEPLYVVSADKKSTVTELKSLMKDVDELYLATDGDREGEAIAWHLLETLKPKIPVKRMVFHEITESAIQAAAENPRDLDIDLVDAQETRRILDRLYGYEVSPVLWKKVMPKLSAGRVQSVATRIIVDRERERMAFVSAEYWDIAATMDVGADSESTPRTFSSRLVSVDDARVATGRDFDARGALKKSDGVLVLGSERATALATALDGAAMTVSSVEEKPYTRRPYAPFMTSTLQQEAGRKLRFSSDRTMRIAQRLYENGYITYMRTDSTSLSESAINAAQSQARELYGDAFVHPTPRQYNRKVKNAQEAHEAIRPAGETFRTPGQVGGQLEADEFRLYELIWQRTVASQMADAKGTTMSLRISGTATSGERCTFAASGRTITFPGFLSAYVETVDEQTGGQADDAENRLPNLTEGQALTATELDADGHSTNPPARFTEASLVKVLEELGIGRPSTYASIIGTIQDRGYVVKKGNALVPSWIAFAVVGLLEAYFQSLVDYDFTATLEDDLDQIATGQADRTSWLSDFYFGDADAESETAKSEVAKYGGLKKLVGVNLEEIDAREVNSIRLFDDDAGRPVFVRVGRYGPYLERNVAGPDSEPDLQRANLPADITPDELTLAVAEKLFATPQEGRSLGHDPLTGNEIVAKEGRFGPYVTEILPSDDDDDDGKAPATVPAGPTPRDGGAGGSTDGDGEVVPLDDTLGGATKTAAKTAKKTAKKAAKKAGPKPRTGSLFKSMDISTVTLEDALKLLSLPRVVGTDPESGDEITAQNGRYGPYLKKGTDSRSLTSEDQIFGITLEEALKIYSEPKRRGRQAAAPPLRELGKNDQVSDKPMVIKDGRFGPYVTDGETNASLRKGDEVATITPERAMELLADRRARGPAKKATKKAAKKAPAKKAAAKKTAAKKTTAKKTAAKKSTAKKTAD; this is encoded by the coding sequence GTGGCCGATTCCAGCACCGCAACTCCCACCACAGGGAGCTCGACCCGACGACTGGTCATCGTCGAGTCGCCGACAAAGGCCCGCAAGATCGCGGGATACCTGGGAGCGAACTACGTCGTGGAGTCCTCCCGCGGTCACATCCGGGATCTGCCGCGCGGCGCCGCCGACGTCCCCGCCAAGTACAAGGGCCAGCCCTGGGCCCGCCTCGGCGTCAATGTCGACGACAACTTCGAACCGCTCTACGTGGTGTCCGCCGACAAGAAGTCCACGGTCACCGAACTCAAGTCCCTGATGAAGGACGTCGACGAGCTCTACCTCGCCACCGACGGTGACCGCGAGGGTGAGGCGATCGCCTGGCATCTGCTGGAGACACTCAAGCCGAAGATCCCGGTCAAGCGGATGGTGTTCCACGAGATCACCGAATCCGCGATCCAGGCCGCCGCCGAGAATCCCCGCGACCTCGACATCGACCTCGTCGACGCGCAGGAGACCCGCCGCATCCTCGACCGGCTCTACGGCTACGAGGTGTCGCCGGTGCTGTGGAAGAAGGTCATGCCGAAGTTGTCGGCGGGCCGCGTGCAATCGGTGGCGACCCGCATCATCGTCGACCGCGAACGTGAGCGGATGGCCTTCGTCTCCGCCGAGTACTGGGATATCGCCGCGACCATGGACGTGGGCGCCGACAGCGAGTCGACCCCGCGCACGTTCTCCTCGCGGTTGGTGTCGGTGGACGACGCGCGCGTGGCGACCGGCCGCGATTTCGACGCCCGCGGCGCTCTCAAGAAGTCCGACGGTGTGCTGGTGCTCGGTTCCGAACGCGCCACCGCCCTGGCCACCGCCCTCGACGGCGCCGCCATGACGGTCTCGTCGGTGGAGGAGAAGCCCTACACGCGCCGGCCGTATGCGCCGTTCATGACCTCCACGCTGCAGCAGGAGGCCGGCCGCAAGCTGCGCTTCTCGTCCGACCGCACCATGCGCATCGCACAGCGGCTCTACGAGAACGGCTACATCACCTACATGCGTACCGACTCGACCTCGCTGAGCGAGTCGGCCATCAACGCCGCCCAAAGTCAGGCCCGCGAGCTCTACGGCGACGCGTTCGTGCATCCGACGCCACGCCAGTACAACCGCAAGGTCAAGAACGCCCAGGAGGCCCACGAGGCGATCCGGCCGGCCGGCGAGACGTTCCGGACGCCGGGGCAGGTCGGCGGACAGCTCGAGGCCGACGAGTTCCGCCTCTACGAACTGATCTGGCAGCGCACGGTCGCCTCGCAGATGGCCGACGCCAAGGGCACCACCATGAGCCTGCGGATCAGCGGCACCGCCACCTCCGGTGAGCGTTGCACGTTCGCCGCGTCGGGCCGCACCATCACCTTCCCGGGCTTCCTGTCGGCCTATGTGGAGACCGTCGACGAGCAGACCGGCGGTCAGGCCGATGACGCCGAGAACCGGCTGCCCAACCTCACCGAGGGGCAGGCGCTGACCGCCACCGAACTCGACGCCGACGGTCACTCGACGAACCCGCCGGCCCGCTTCACCGAGGCGTCGCTGGTCAAGGTGCTCGAGGAACTCGGCATCGGTCGGCCGTCGACCTATGCGTCGATCATCGGCACCATCCAGGACCGCGGCTATGTGGTGAAGAAGGGCAACGCGCTGGTGCCCTCCTGGATCGCGTTCGCCGTCGTCGGCCTCTTGGAGGCCTATTTCCAGAGCCTGGTCGACTACGACTTCACCGCCACCCTGGAAGACGACCTCGATCAGATCGCGACCGGTCAGGCCGACCGCACGAGCTGGCTGAGCGACTTCTACTTCGGGGACGCCGACGCCGAGAGCGAGACCGCGAAGTCGGAGGTGGCCAAATACGGTGGCCTCAAGAAGCTCGTCGGCGTCAATCTGGAGGAGATCGACGCCCGCGAGGTCAACTCGATCCGGCTGTTCGATGACGACGCCGGCCGCCCGGTGTTCGTGCGGGTGGGCCGCTACGGGCCGTACCTCGAACGCAACGTCGCCGGGCCGGACAGCGAGCCCGACCTGCAGCGCGCCAACCTGCCCGCCGACATCACACCCGACGAACTCACCCTCGCGGTGGCGGAGAAACTGTTCGCCACTCCGCAGGAAGGCCGTTCGCTCGGCCACGACCCGTTGACCGGGAACGAGATCGTCGCCAAGGAAGGCCGCTTCGGTCCGTACGTGACCGAGATCCTGCCGTCCGACGACGATGACGACGACGGCAAGGCCCCGGCCACGGTGCCGGCAGGCCCCACGCCACGCGATGGTGGGGCCGGCGGCTCCACCGATGGTGACGGGGAGGTCGTGCCGCTCGACGACACGTTGGGAGGAGCCACCAAGACGGCGGCCAAGACCGCCAAGAAGACGGCCAAGAAGGCAGCGAAGAAGGCCGGGCCCAAGCCGCGCACCGGGTCGCTGTTCAAGTCGATGGACATCTCGACGGTGACCCTCGAGGACGCGCTCAAACTGCTGTCGCTGCCGCGGGTGGTCGGCACGGACCCGGAGTCCGGAGACGAGATCACCGCGCAGAACGGCCGCTACGGCCCCTACCTCAAGAAGGGGACCGACTCTCGGTCGCTGACCAGCGAAGACCAGATCTTCGGCATCACCCTCGAGGAAGCCCTCAAGATCTACTCCGAACCCAAGCGACGCGGTCGGCAGGCGGCCGCTCCGCCGCTGCGCGAGCTGGGGAAGAACGATCAGGTCTCCGACAAGCCGATGGTGATCAAGGACGGCCGGTTCGGGCCGTATGTGACCGACGGTGAGACCAACGCCAGCCTGCGCAAGGGCGACGAGGTCGCCACCATCACCCCGGAACGGGCGATGGAACTGCTGGCGGACCGTCGCGCCCGTGGCCCGGCCAAGAAGGCGACGAAGAAGGCCGCCAAGAAGGCCCCGGCCAAGAAGGCAGCGGCCAAGAAGACCGCCGCCAAGAAGACGACCGCGAAAAAGACCGCGGCAAAGAAGAGCACGGCGAAGAAGACCGCCGACTGA
- a CDS encoding DEAD/DEAH box helicase — MHTPTFGSELLRRSMAGTDPARTPLTHMSVIASRAASFADWPDWVPTELVDSFRADGIDRPWAHQVQAAEHAFDGKHVALCTGTASGKSLAYQLPILTTLLKDPNATALYLSPTKALGADQIRSVASVLSATGDLPPGAAPGVQRRFTHLQPCAYDGDTDVELRQWARAHSRWIFTNPDMLHIGILSGHARWRHFFRHLRYVVVDEAHHYRGVFGSHTALVLRRLLRIARSAGGDPVVIATSATMAGPAEALTRLIGEPAVAVTEDGSPRGERTVALWEPDFLPAVTGENGAPIRRSAGAESARLLADFVIEGARTLCFQRSRRGVELTALQARNLLAQIAPELVERVAAYRAGYLAVDRRRLERAISDGDLIGVATTNALELGVDISGLDAVIVGGYPGTVASFWQQAGRAGRQRTSGDSLVVLVARDDPLDTYLVHHPDALLGRPVEATVTDPANPYILKPHLLCAAAELPLREAEIAAWDATDAVAELTAEGKLKQRKAGWYVAAGIEPHADIDIRGGIGGQVLIVDTTTSQLLGTVDSGRAMSTVHPGALHIHQGESFVIDELDLDDGLALAHPEEPDWTTSARELTDITITDEVARRDCGDLTVSLVDVDVTHQVVGYLRTLLSGEVLDAVELDMPAQTLSTRAVMYTLTPESLAEAGVTIGDFPGALHAAEHAAIGLLPLVASCDRWDIGGLSTNQHPDTGLPTVFVYDGYMGGAGFADRGFATFDTWIAATRDAVASCRCESGCPSCVQSPKCGNGNDPLDKDGAIKVLTLLGRRYSKDD; from the coding sequence ATGCACACTCCAACCTTCGGGTCCGAACTCCTCCGACGCAGCATGGCCGGCACCGACCCGGCCCGCACACCGCTCACACATATGTCGGTGATCGCTTCGCGTGCAGCCTCTTTCGCCGACTGGCCGGATTGGGTTCCGACCGAACTGGTGGATTCCTTCCGAGCCGACGGAATCGACCGACCCTGGGCGCATCAAGTGCAGGCGGCCGAGCACGCATTCGATGGAAAACACGTGGCGTTGTGTACCGGTACCGCCTCCGGGAAATCGTTGGCATATCAACTACCCATTTTGACCACGTTGTTGAAGGATCCGAATGCGACGGCGTTGTATCTTTCACCGACCAAGGCGCTGGGTGCCGACCAGATCCGTTCGGTCGCATCGGTACTCAGCGCCACCGGTGACCTTCCGCCGGGTGCGGCGCCAGGTGTTCAACGCCGGTTCACGCATCTGCAACCGTGCGCGTACGACGGCGACACCGATGTGGAGCTACGACAGTGGGCCCGAGCGCACTCCCGATGGATCTTCACCAATCCCGACATGCTCCACATCGGCATCCTGTCGGGACACGCGCGCTGGCGACACTTCTTCCGCCATCTGCGCTACGTCGTCGTCGACGAGGCCCACCACTACCGCGGGGTGTTCGGCTCCCATACCGCACTGGTGTTGCGCCGACTGCTGCGGATCGCCCGCTCGGCCGGCGGCGACCCGGTGGTCATCGCCACCAGCGCCACGATGGCCGGACCGGCCGAGGCGTTGACGCGGCTGATCGGTGAACCCGCGGTGGCGGTGACCGAGGACGGCTCACCACGCGGCGAGCGGACGGTCGCGCTGTGGGAACCCGATTTCCTGCCCGCGGTGACAGGTGAGAACGGCGCGCCCATCCGACGCTCGGCCGGTGCCGAATCAGCCCGGCTGCTTGCCGATTTCGTGATCGAGGGAGCACGGACACTGTGCTTCCAGCGCAGCCGGCGTGGGGTGGAACTGACCGCGCTGCAAGCCCGGAACCTGCTGGCGCAGATCGCACCCGAGCTCGTCGAGCGGGTGGCCGCCTACCGCGCGGGCTATCTCGCCGTCGACCGGCGACGACTCGAACGGGCCATCTCCGACGGAGATCTGATCGGCGTGGCCACCACCAATGCGCTCGAACTCGGCGTCGACATCAGCGGCCTGGACGCGGTGATCGTGGGCGGCTACCCGGGGACCGTCGCGTCGTTCTGGCAGCAGGCCGGACGCGCTGGGCGCCAACGCACTTCGGGCGACTCGCTGGTGGTGTTGGTGGCCCGCGACGACCCGCTCGACACCTACCTCGTCCACCATCCCGACGCGCTGCTGGGGCGACCGGTCGAGGCCACCGTCACCGATCCCGCCAACCCGTACATCCTCAAACCCCACCTGTTGTGCGCCGCTGCCGAACTCCCGTTGCGCGAGGCGGAGATCGCGGCGTGGGACGCCACGGACGCGGTGGCCGAGCTGACCGCCGAGGGCAAGCTCAAGCAGCGTAAGGCCGGGTGGTATGTGGCGGCGGGTATCGAGCCGCACGCCGACATCGACATCCGGGGCGGGATCGGCGGGCAGGTCCTGATCGTCGACACCACGACGTCGCAGTTGCTCGGCACGGTCGACTCCGGTCGCGCCATGTCCACGGTGCATCCTGGTGCCCTGCACATCCATCAGGGCGAGTCCTTCGTGATCGACGAACTCGACCTCGACGACGGTCTGGCATTGGCGCATCCCGAGGAGCCGGACTGGACGACGTCGGCCCGCGAGCTCACCGATATCACGATCACCGATGAGGTGGCCCGCCGCGACTGCGGGGACCTCACCGTGTCGCTGGTGGATGTCGATGTGACCCATCAGGTCGTCGGATACCTCCGCACGTTGTTGTCCGGTGAGGTGCTCGATGCGGTGGAACTCGACATGCCGGCGCAGACGTTGAGCACTCGCGCCGTCATGTACACGCTCACGCCGGAGTCGCTGGCGGAGGCGGGCGTGACCATCGGCGATTTCCCGGGTGCGCTGCACGCCGCCGAACACGCCGCCATCGGGTTGCTGCCGCTGGTCGCGTCCTGCGATCGGTGGGATATCGGCGGCCTGTCGACCAATCAGCATCCCGACACGGGACTGCCGACGGTGTTCGTCTACGACGGGTACATGGGTGGTGCGGGTTTCGCCGACCGCGGCTTCGCGACCTTTGACACCTGGATCGCCGCCACCCGCGACGCGGTCGCGAGCTGCCGGTGCGAGAGCGGCTGCCCGTCGTGTGTGCAGTCCCCCAAGTGCGGCAACGGTAACGATCCGCTCGACAAAGATGGCGCGATCAAGGTCCTGACCCTACTGGGTCGGCGATACTCGAAGGATGACTGA
- a CDS encoding DUF4244 domain-containing protein encodes MTDNMFRRPVERISTEVLRLITDDEGMSTAEYAIGTIAAAAFGAILYTVVTGDNIVSGLTGIIGKALNTSVG; translated from the coding sequence ATGACCGACAACATGTTTCGTCGACCGGTCGAGCGCATCTCGACCGAGGTGCTGCGATTGATCACCGACGATGAGGGCATGAGCACGGCCGAATATGCGATCGGCACCATTGCGGCCGCGGCGTTCGGGGCGATCCTCTACACGGTCGTGACCGGCGACAACATCGTCAGCGGATTGACCGGCATCATCGGCAAGGCGTTGAACACGTCGGTCGGTTGA
- a CDS encoding type II secretion system F family protein, whose translation MSVPEAVGVIVFAVALWWWPGPDWALQRAGAVQDEVGPDRVKESRDDPFGVAAAFDLFAVCLRAGLPVGAAAAVVVDSAPPGLARPLGVTAELLALGADAEHAWRRSGPAGNADKRMSGGSRVSTDAERFDALATLARRSARAGSSLAGGLTELAEGVRREAHDQATAATERAGVAISAPLGLCFLPAFVCLGIVPVVLGLAGSVLGG comes from the coding sequence GTGAGCGTCCCCGAGGCCGTCGGCGTCATCGTGTTCGCAGTCGCGCTGTGGTGGTGGCCGGGTCCGGATTGGGCGCTGCAGCGGGCCGGGGCGGTGCAGGACGAAGTCGGACCCGATCGAGTGAAGGAGTCTCGCGACGACCCGTTCGGGGTCGCCGCCGCATTCGATCTGTTCGCGGTGTGCCTGCGCGCCGGACTGCCGGTCGGCGCGGCGGCGGCCGTCGTCGTCGATTCCGCGCCTCCGGGGTTGGCACGACCGCTGGGCGTGACCGCCGAACTGTTGGCGCTCGGTGCGGACGCCGAGCACGCCTGGCGGCGCAGCGGTCCCGCGGGCAACGCGGACAAGCGCATGAGTGGAGGATCTCGCGTGTCCACAGATGCCGAACGATTCGATGCGTTGGCCACCCTGGCACGGCGATCGGCGCGAGCCGGATCATCACTCGCCGGCGGCCTCACCGAACTTGCCGAGGGAGTCCGCCGCGAGGCCCACGACCAGGCCACGGCTGCCACCGAACGTGCCGGTGTCGCGATCAGTGCCCCACTGGGACTGTGCTTTCTGCCCGCATTCGTCTGCCTGGGCATCGTGCCGGTGGTTCTCGGTCTCGCCGGGTCGGTCCTCGGCGGGTGA
- a CDS encoding type II secretion system F family protein, protein MTPLLLAAALCVVWWPVTRTEHRLGNLRGAKARRASMPARVVAVVALPVGLAVGAGVAAGLSAALVAAGLLWQWHRTRRVRRRDQETTDLLLALSVMIAELSVGAPPAHACAAAARELHSSHGPSGAVAGGLTAMSGRAELGGDVLDRAPAGQPDLGDDASWRRIAVAWQMADRHGLPMIELLESVRSDLLERRQFAARTHAGLAGPRATAAVLAGLPVIGVLLGQLMGAEPLTVLLGSDLGGILLVVGTAMAMAGWMWAQRITDRAARR, encoded by the coding sequence GTGACCCCGCTGTTGCTGGCGGCGGCACTGTGCGTCGTGTGGTGGCCGGTCACCCGCACCGAGCACCGGTTGGGCAACCTGCGAGGTGCGAAGGCCCGGCGTGCGTCGATGCCGGCGCGGGTCGTCGCGGTCGTTGCGCTGCCGGTGGGGCTGGCCGTGGGGGCCGGTGTCGCCGCAGGACTGTCGGCGGCCCTGGTCGCCGCGGGTCTGCTGTGGCAGTGGCACCGCACACGGCGGGTCCGGCGCCGCGACCAGGAGACCACCGACCTGCTGCTGGCGTTGTCGGTGATGATCGCGGAACTGTCGGTCGGTGCGCCACCCGCCCACGCGTGCGCGGCCGCAGCACGCGAACTCCATTCGTCGCACGGCCCTTCGGGGGCGGTGGCCGGCGGACTGACCGCGATGTCGGGGCGTGCGGAGCTCGGTGGCGACGTCCTCGACCGCGCACCGGCCGGACAGCCCGATCTCGGCGACGACGCGTCGTGGCGCCGCATCGCGGTGGCGTGGCAGATGGCCGATCGGCACGGCTTGCCGATGATCGAACTGCTGGAATCGGTGCGGTCGGATCTGCTCGAGCGCCGACAGTTCGCGGCCCGCACACATGCCGGCCTGGCGGGGCCGCGCGCGACGGCCGCGGTCCTCGCCGGGCTGCCGGTCATCGGGGTACTGCTGGGTCAGCTGATGGGGGCGGAGCCGCTCACCGTACTGCTGGGCAGTGACCTCGGCGGCATCCTGCTGGTTGTCGGCACCGCTATGGCGATGGCCGGATGGATGTGGGCGCAGCGCATCACCGACCGGGCGGCCCGACGGTGA
- a CDS encoding cold-shock protein: protein MAQGTVKWFNAEKGFGFIAPDEGSDDVFVHYSEIQGSGFRTLEENQRVEFEVGQGTKGPQATGVRAV from the coding sequence ATGGCACAGGGAACTGTGAAGTGGTTCAACGCGGAAAAGGGCTTCGGCTTCATCGCACCTGATGAGGGGTCCGACGACGTGTTCGTCCACTACTCCGAGATCCAGGGCTCGGGATTCCGCACCCTCGAGGAGAACCAGCGGGTCGAGTTCGAGGTCGGCCAGGGCACCAAGGGCCCGCAGGCCACCGGCGTCCGCGCCGTCTAG
- a CDS encoding Rv3654c family TadE-like protein, whose protein sequence is MYRWGDDRGFATLLGAFAIATIAAVAVAMLYVGGAVVARHRAQSAADLAALAAAQQHVLAAPEPCRAAEEIAQEQRVGARIERCAADGIDVVLTVAVPVRLGPFGVRDALASARAGPVD, encoded by the coding sequence ATGTATCGGTGGGGCGATGACCGGGGGTTCGCAACCCTGCTGGGTGCCTTCGCGATCGCCACCATCGCGGCGGTGGCCGTCGCGATGCTGTACGTCGGCGGGGCGGTGGTGGCGCGTCATCGCGCCCAGTCGGCGGCGGATCTGGCGGCGCTGGCCGCGGCGCAGCAGCATGTGCTGGCGGCACCCGAGCCGTGCCGGGCGGCCGAGGAGATCGCTCAGGAACAGCGCGTGGGCGCCCGGATCGAGCGATGCGCTGCCGACGGGATCGATGTGGTGTTGACCGTTGCGGTGCCGGTGCGGCTGGGCCCGTTCGGGGTTCGCGACGCGCTCGCCTCCGCCCGGGCGGGGCCGGTGGACTGA
- a CDS encoding TadA family conjugal transfer-associated ATPase has translation MTVHDDLLDRVRDRLAADAADPTPDVIAAAIRAESRGMLGDTDLLAALRFLQTELIGAGRLEQLLGDPDVADILVVGPDNVWIDRGAGLQRTDIRFDGEHAVRRLAGRLALNAGKRLDDAQPWVDGQLVGVGRRGHTVRLHAVIPPVAHDGTCISLRVLRTATRNFDELVALGAIPDDTVPVLRGILAARLAFLIVGGTGSGKTTLLGSLIGAMAHTERILCVEDALELDPPHPHIVRLVARTANVEGAGDVPVRALVRQALRMRPDRIVVGEVRGAEVIDLLTALNTGHDGCAGTLHANSTAEVPARMEALAALGGMARAALHSQLAAAVQVVLGVARTPGGNRGLTEIGVVSRGDDGLVRIRQVWTRRSGFAESAAQLDELIRTRSR, from the coding sequence ATGACGGTGCACGACGATCTCCTCGATCGCGTCCGCGACCGCCTGGCCGCCGACGCGGCCGACCCGACTCCCGACGTCATCGCCGCGGCCATCCGCGCCGAATCCCGAGGCATGCTCGGTGACACCGATCTGCTCGCGGCCCTGCGCTTTCTGCAGACCGAGCTGATCGGGGCCGGACGGCTCGAACAGCTCCTCGGTGATCCCGACGTCGCCGACATCCTGGTGGTCGGACCCGACAACGTCTGGATCGATCGCGGAGCCGGGTTGCAGCGCACCGACATCCGGTTCGACGGCGAGCATGCGGTGCGGCGCCTCGCCGGTCGACTGGCGCTCAATGCGGGCAAGCGACTCGACGACGCCCAACCCTGGGTCGACGGCCAACTCGTCGGCGTCGGCCGACGCGGACACACGGTGCGACTGCATGCGGTGATCCCGCCCGTCGCGCACGACGGCACCTGCATCTCCCTGCGCGTCTTGCGCACCGCCACCCGCAACTTCGACGAACTGGTGGCGCTGGGTGCCATCCCCGACGACACCGTCCCGGTACTGCGCGGGATACTCGCGGCGCGACTGGCCTTTCTCATCGTCGGCGGCACCGGATCGGGCAAGACCACCCTGCTGGGATCGCTGATCGGCGCGATGGCCCACACCGAACGCATTCTGTGCGTGGAGGACGCACTCGAACTCGACCCACCGCACCCGCACATCGTCCGCCTGGTCGCCCGAACCGCGAATGTCGAAGGTGCCGGCGATGTGCCGGTGCGTGCGCTGGTCCGGCAGGCACTACGGATGCGGCCGGACCGGATCGTGGTCGGCGAGGTGCGCGGCGCCGAGGTGATCGACCTGCTGACCGCGCTCAACACCGGCCACGACGGCTGCGCCGGGACCCTGCACGCGAACTCCACCGCAGAGGTGCCGGCGCGGATGGAGGCGCTCGCTGCGCTCGGCGGAATGGCCCGAGCGGCGTTGCACAGTCAGCTCGCGGCCGCGGTCCAGGTGGTGCTCGGGGTTGCCCGTACACCCGGCGGCAACCGAGGTCTCACCGAGATCGGCGTGGTGTCGCGCGGCGACGACGGGCTGGTGCGGATTCGGCAGGTGTGGACTCGCAGAAGCGGATTCGCCGAGTCTGCCGCGCAACTCGATGAGCTCATCCGAACCCGATCCCGGTGA